The Dendropsophus ebraccatus isolate aDenEbr1 unplaced genomic scaffold, aDenEbr1.pat pat_scaffold_1527_ctg1, whole genome shotgun sequence genome segment ACTGATACCAGccatggaaaaaaaacagaaagaaagatGAATAACGGGAGTGCTGGAGGGAAACGTAACCAATGGGGCCACAAAGGGCAGACCGCAGGCTCCAGCAGACACATGCAAACTACAAAGGAAGTAAAAGCAAACTAAGAAAAACAGAAACCCCTCCCCGACCACCCATGTGCCACCAGCGGGGAAGGGGGTCTAGGGCACGAGGCTGAGGTAAGGATGGTTCACTTCTGGATCTGGAATATAAAGAGCCGGAGGTTGATGTTCTTGGCGGCTAGCAGTTGTTACATTCCACGGAGTCTATGATGGGCAGGGGCACGTACTCCGTCTCGTTGTTCTCATTGGTGAACACAAAGTGGTAGATGACCGGGTGGATCTTCACGTCATCATAGGGGCCTTTCAGCAGCAGGAACGAGCACTCCATGGGGGAGTTGATCTTGCTTTTTAGGATGAGCTGGAAGGAGAGGGTTCGCTTGCACGACAAGTTGGGGTTCCTCTCCGAGTCGTTGACACGGGCCTTCAGCACCCAGGTCTGGTTGAGCACGGTGAAGCGTGGAGTCTCATAATACAGGCGGGTGATGAAGTCATCTGTTCTGTAAGGTCGGAACTGGACCTCTGTGACAGAAGTAGAGAGGAGAATAAAGGAAGAGAGAAGAACAAAATTACCTGGTGCAGGGATTTACGGCACATTCCCCCGACTAC includes the following:
- the LOC138775317 gene encoding LOW QUALITY PROTEIN: zinc finger TRAF-type-containing protein 1-A-like (The sequence of the model RefSeq protein was modified relative to this genomic sequence to represent the inferred CDS: inserted 1 base in 1 codon), which encodes LLSVTQCKYKRIGCPWQGPYHELTVHESECCHPTKTGNELMEILDEMDQSHKKEMQLYNSIFGLLSFEKIGYTEVQFRPYRTDDFITRLYYETPRFTVLNQTWVLKARVNDSERNPNLSCKRTLSFQLILKSKINSPMECSFLLLKGPYDDVKIHPVIYHFVFTNENNETEYVPLPIIDSVECNXLLAAKNINLRLFIFQIQK